From Terriglobia bacterium:
CCCTTGTACCCCGCCAGCGAGTGCTTCTCGCGGGCGCCGGCGGGCAGCCGGACGCGGCGGCGATCGCTGCCGCCCAGGATGATGATCGGGATCTGCCGGTCTGCCATGCCGCGTCTTGCCCCGGGGTCCGAAGCACCTCATAGTACACGCAGAGGCGCATGAAATTGAAGCGGGGTTCGGCGTGGTCGTGACGGTGCTCTGCTACAACATCCACCGGGCGATCGGCGTCGACCGCCGCTTCCGGCCCGAGCGGATCGTCGAGATCCTGGCCTACCACGATCCCGACGTGGCGCTCCTCCAGGAGGTGGACGAGGGAGTTCCCCGCTCCCGGCGGCTCGACCTGGCCCTCGAGATCAAGGAGGCACTCGACTACCCCCACCTCGCCGTCGGCCACAACGTCCGGCTGCGCCGGGGCCGGTACGGCAACGCCACGCTCTCCCGGTTCCCCATCCTGGAGGAGCGCAACATCGATCTGACCATCGACGCGCGGAAGTCCCGGGGCTGCCAGCACACCACCCTCCGCGTCGAGCGCCCCCACGGGCGGCCGGTCGAGGTCGAGGTGTTCAACCTGCACCTCGGCCTGTCCGCGCGGGAGCGGATGCGGCAGGTGGGGACCCTCGTCCGCTCGTCCGAGCTGGCGGCGCTCCCGGCGAGCCGCCCCTGCCTCGTGGGGGGGGATTTCAACGACTGGCGCAACCTCCTCGCGCCGCTGTTCACGGACTTCCTCGGGTTCCGATGCGCCACCGAACGGCGGACCGGCCGCCGCGCCGCGATACGCACGTTCCCGTCGTTCTCGCCCACCGGCGGCCTCGACCGGATCTACGTTCGCGGCCCGGTCCGGGTCCTGGCCGCCCGCCGGTGCCGCCTCGCGATCTCCCGCATCGCCAGCGACCACCTCCCGGTGATCGCCGAGCTCGACCTGTAGGTGCCCGTCAATCGGCCTGGGTCTTGAAGTCCTTGCCGAGCCAGTTGCGCGCGGAGAAGAGCAGGACGGTGGAGGAGATCGCGATGAAGCCGTAGATCAGCCACATCCGCTCGGTGTGCGTCTCCCCCTGCGGCGGGCAGTAGTGGGTCAGGAACCAGCCGGAGTAGAAGCTCGTGATCATCTTGGTGAGGAACCACGGGAACTGCGCGACCCCCATGTAGGCGCCGGTGCGCCCCTCGGGGGCGATCTCGGCGGCGTACTGGAGGAAGCGCGGCTGCCACATCGCCTCGCCGATGGTCATCAGGACCAGGTATCCGAGCAGCGTCCAGAACGAGGGGCCGATGGCCAGGAGGAACGTCGGTGCGGCCATGACCGCGGTGCCCGCGATCATCATGTTGTAGACCTTCGCCTTCTGGCTGATCGCTGCGACGATCGGCACCAGGATGAAGATCAGCAGCGGGTTGAAGTTGACCGCGACCTCGAAGTGGTCGCCC
This genomic window contains:
- a CDS encoding endonuclease/exonuclease/phosphatase family protein, producing MVVTVLCYNIHRAIGVDRRFRPERIVEILAYHDPDVALLQEVDEGVPRSRRLDLALEIKEALDYPHLAVGHNVRLRRGRYGNATLSRFPILEERNIDLTIDARKSRGCQHTTLRVERPHGRPVEVEVFNLHLGLSARERMRQVGTLVRSSELAALPASRPCLVGGDFNDWRNLLAPLFTDFLGFRCATERRTGRRAAIRTFPSFSPTGGLDRIYVRGPVRVLAARRCRLAISRIASDHLPVIAELDL